The proteins below are encoded in one region of Nitrosopumilus sp.:
- a CDS encoding tRNA (5-methylaminomethyl-2-thiouridylate)-methyltransferase, translating into MAEKKEKKKVVALLSGGLDSQLAVRIMQEQGFEVSAVAIKTPFCDFDCGRGCGFEIRERADDLNVNLKTVYLGDEYIEMLKHPKHGIGAGFNPCVDCRTMMFDAAKKHMEEIGAEFIISGEVLGQRPMSQHLDSLRMIEKDSNLIGKIVRPLSAGLLPATDPEKNGLIKREDLGMIKGRTRRNQLEMAKKYGIENPPNAGGGCLLTEPQFGIKAKDLFEHIETPTINDIDLLKIGRHFRLDEETKFVVGRNKDENEMIKALALPGDILFEAKDYVGPVSILRGKNTKSHIEFAASVTLRYSDAPENEQGIVIVKNDNLSEEISSNCAIEEYYIKFRM; encoded by the coding sequence GTGGCAGAAAAAAAAGAGAAAAAAAAAGTAGTTGCCTTACTATCAGGTGGTCTAGATAGTCAACTTGCAGTAAGAATAATGCAAGAGCAAGGTTTTGAAGTTTCAGCTGTTGCAATAAAAACTCCTTTTTGTGATTTTGATTGTGGGCGAGGGTGTGGATTTGAAATTAGAGAGAGAGCAGATGATCTAAATGTTAATTTAAAGACAGTATATCTTGGTGATGAATACATTGAGATGTTAAAACATCCAAAACATGGAATTGGTGCTGGTTTTAATCCATGTGTTGATTGTCGAACTATGATGTTTGATGCGGCAAAAAAACACATGGAAGAAATTGGTGCAGAATTTATCATATCAGGTGAAGTATTAGGCCAACGTCCAATGAGTCAACATTTAGATTCATTAAGAATGATTGAAAAAGATTCAAACCTTATTGGAAAAATTGTTAGACCGTTATCAGCAGGATTACTTCCAGCAACAGATCCTGAAAAAAATGGTTTGATCAAAAGAGAAGATCTTGGAATGATCAAAGGGAGAACACGAAGAAATCAATTAGAAATGGCAAAAAAATATGGTATTGAAAATCCACCTAATGCAGGAGGGGGTTGCTTGTTAACAGAACCACAGTTTGGAATTAAAGCTAAAGATTTGTTTGAACATATTGAAACTCCAACAATTAATGATATTGACTTATTAAAAATTGGTAGACATTTTAGATTAGATGAAGAAACAAAATTTGTTGTTGGAAGAAATAAAGATGAAAATGAAATGATCAAAGCATTAGCATTACCAGGAGATATTTTATTTGAAGCGAAAGATTACGTAGGGCCAGTTTCAATATTACGTGGTAAGAATACAAAATCTCATATTGAATTTGCAGCATCTGTAACTCTAAGATATTCAGATGCACCAGAAAATGAGCAGGGAATTGTTATTGTCAAAAATGATAATTTATCTGAAGAAATTAGTTCAAATTGTGCAATAGAAGAATATTATATTAAATTTAGAATGTAG
- a CDS encoding alanine--glyoxylate aminotransferase family protein, with product MEYLSMLPGPTNVPNRVMRAMLAPIINHRSDDFVELYTDVVKKTQQVFETQNDIVALSASGTGAVEAGVVNLVKKGDKIIIPINGEFSGRLSQLIENQGTNVIKLQTPPGQNATFDQVKEAFDNNKDVKAFYVVHNETSTGTMVNYLDKVSDLTSRNDAFYVVDSVSLLGGAQLPVDKWNIDVCMTGAQKAIAAPPGISPISVSAKAKKYMIANPPPTMYFNLARYFKYYDEEKHTPFTPALPLLYAYREALSIMLEEGLQNVFKRHKVCSDALYSGLSAMGLSPFAKEEDRSISIVALNYLDGLEDKTFRNTLADKFKVLVAGGFGNLKGKVFRVGCMGEVSPYHVMRTISAISSTLTMMGYDVDAQVGLKTAEEKLKAL from the coding sequence ATGGAATATCTTTCAATGCTTCCTGGTCCAACAAATGTACCTAATAGAGTAATGAGAGCAATGCTTGCACCTATAATTAATCATAGAAGTGATGATTTTGTTGAATTATACACTGATGTTGTGAAAAAAACCCAACAAGTTTTTGAAACACAAAATGATATTGTTGCTTTATCTGCATCTGGAACTGGTGCAGTAGAAGCAGGTGTAGTAAATTTAGTTAAAAAAGGCGATAAAATTATCATTCCAATTAATGGAGAATTTAGTGGCAGACTGTCACAATTAATTGAGAATCAAGGAACTAATGTTATAAAACTTCAAACCCCACCAGGGCAAAATGCAACTTTTGATCAAGTAAAAGAAGCATTTGATAATAATAAAGATGTCAAAGCTTTCTATGTTGTTCACAATGAAACTTCAACAGGGACAATGGTAAATTATCTTGATAAAGTATCTGATTTAACATCAAGAAATGACGCATTCTATGTTGTAGATTCTGTTTCATTACTTGGTGGTGCACAACTTCCAGTTGATAAATGGAATATTGATGTATGCATGACTGGTGCACAAAAAGCAATTGCTGCCCCACCAGGTATTTCGCCAATTTCTGTTAGCGCTAAAGCCAAAAAATACATGATAGCAAATCCACCACCAACAATGTATTTCAATTTAGCAAGATATTTCAAATATTATGATGAGGAAAAACATACTCCTTTTACACCTGCACTTCCATTACTTTATGCATACCGAGAAGCATTATCCATAATGTTGGAAGAAGGATTACAAAATGTCTTTAAACGTCACAAGGTTTGTTCTGATGCGTTATATTCTGGATTGAGTGCAATGGGTCTTTCTCCATTTGCTAAAGAAGAGGATCGTTCAATTTCAATTGTAGCATTGAATTATTTGGATGGACTTGAAGACAAAACTTTCAGAAATACACTAGCTGATAAATTCAAAGTATTAGTTGCAGGTGGATTTGGAAATCTTAAAGGTAAAGTATTCCGAGTTGGATGTATGGGAGAAGTTAGTCCCTATCATGTAATGAGAACAATCTCCGCAATTTCATCCACCTTAACAATGATGGGATATGATGTAGATGCTCAAGTGGGACTGAAGACTGCAGAAGAAAAACTAAAAGCTCTTTAA
- a CDS encoding sn-glycerol-1-phosphate dehydrogenase — MRKNHDRMYSHTMELPRQIVVGEKNISEFGEFLHNLTKPKKVSLISGIHVKKIIKQRVEKSLKFKKIKFTWHTSKDNQINTLNEIQKEVKKDRSDVIIGIGGGRSVDTAKLIAFNLDISFVSVPTAASHDGMASPFVSIKSDKPHSIIATAPLGVFVDIDIIKKAPARLLASGCGDLVANICAVKDWKLGRDKTGEYYGRYSANLAIMSAKIVMEKSSHYAKKGLDARVIVEALISAGVASCIAGSSRPCSGAEHLFSHALDKIAPGKGLHGEKCGLGAIMITKLQGQDWKKIIKTLKDVGAPTTAKQIGLNEEQIIDALMIAQDLRPERYTILKEIEMTERRARNLAKSSKVI; from the coding sequence ATGAGAAAAAATCATGATCGCATGTATTCACATACAATGGAATTACCAAGGCAGATTGTTGTAGGTGAAAAAAATATTAGTGAGTTTGGAGAATTTCTACATAATCTAACTAAACCAAAGAAAGTTTCTCTAATTTCAGGAATTCACGTTAAAAAAATCATTAAACAAAGAGTTGAAAAATCATTAAAATTTAAAAAAATCAAATTTACTTGGCATACATCAAAAGATAATCAGATCAACACTTTAAATGAAATTCAAAAAGAGGTGAAAAAAGATCGTAGTGATGTAATAATTGGTATAGGTGGCGGTCGTTCTGTAGATACAGCAAAACTAATTGCCTTTAATTTAGATATTTCATTTGTTAGTGTGCCTACGGCAGCATCACATGATGGAATGGCAAGTCCATTTGTTTCAATAAAAAGTGACAAACCCCATTCAATTATTGCAACAGCTCCTTTAGGTGTTTTTGTAGATATAGACATAATCAAAAAAGCACCCGCCAGATTACTTGCAAGTGGATGTGGGGATCTTGTGGCAAACATATGTGCAGTAAAAGATTGGAAATTGGGACGTGATAAAACTGGAGAGTATTATGGGAGATATTCAGCAAATTTGGCCATAATGAGTGCAAAGATAGTAATGGAAAAATCAAGTCATTATGCAAAGAAAGGACTTGATGCAAGAGTAATTGTAGAGGCTCTCATTAGTGCAGGAGTTGCATCTTGTATTGCTGGAAGCAGTAGACCATGTTCTGGTGCAGAACATCTCTTTTCTCATGCACTAGATAAAATTGCACCTGGAAAAGGACTTCATGGTGAAAAATGTGGATTGGGCGCAATAATGATTACAAAACTTCAAGGTCAAGATTGGAAAAAAATTATAAAAACACTAAAAGATGTAGGAGCTCCAACAACCGCAAAACAAATTGGTTTAAACGAAGAGCAAATCATAGATGCACTAATGATTGCGCAAGACTTGAGGCCTGAAAGATATACAATTCTAAAAGAAATAGAAATGACAGAAAGAAGAGCAAGAAATCTTGCAAAGTCTAGTAAAGTGATTTAA
- the sepF gene encoding cell division protein SepF, whose protein sequence is MQKQENPTYLKAITIRDISDIHSIKEDIKKDMILILRVTPLAQKDVEQLRKVVEELYSIAKAADAEIARLGEERIIVAPSSIKIWKPEYDLK, encoded by the coding sequence ATGCAAAAACAAGAAAATCCAACATATCTCAAGGCCATAACAATTAGAGATATCAGTGATATTCATTCTATCAAAGAGGACATAAAAAAAGATATGATTTTGATTCTAAGAGTTACACCATTAGCACAAAAGGATGTTGAACAGCTTCGTAAAGTTGTAGAAGAATTGTATTCTATTGCAAAAGCTGCAGATGCAGAGATAGCCAGATTAGGAGAAGAGCGAATTATTGTTGCACCATCAAGTATAAAGATCTGGAAACCGGAATATGATCTAAAATAA
- a CDS encoding beta-CASP ribonuclease aCPSF1, with translation MQKKQLQRDLDPSSQSIMATILQSIPKEASVTKIEYEGPRIALYTNTPRYLMENNDTISNLVNIIKKRIVVRTDESIRKPEEEARKIIAEYVPKEANLQATLFDATTGEVSIEAKRPWLLQRNAKEFNHVEVTEITGWRLRIRKATTIPSRTIQTINATLKQSSSERSKQLKQVGDEIFRPRLSPRTEVSLYTLGGFGQVGRSSLLLSTPESKILIDCGINPGARSPMDAFPRLDSLNITLDELDAIVIGHAHLDHTGFLPTLCKYGYKGPIYCTEPTLPMMNLIQLDAIKVASAQGRTPIYAERDVKQIMRQAITLPYGTVTDISPDIKLVFANAGHILGSALCHFHIGNGVHNFVYSGDIKFGKSILFEAASWNFPRVETLLIESTYGLKEDIQPTRQEVESAFINAVNNTLADGGKVLIPIPAVGRAQEIMMVIDHYMKSGEMIEAPVFTEGMISEASAIHEFYPEYLARELKQKILETDDNPFDSEYFTNIEHGDAREEPMRDNSPCIILATSGMLEGGPVLEYFKNIAPDKKNKVLFVSYQVNGTLGRRVLDGSKQATMLGKEGKVEVVSINCGVEKLDGFSGHSDYNQLMSFVQRLRPKLRRVLVNHGERKKSENLAMNIRRMYKVPAHYPQVQEAIKLF, from the coding sequence ATGCAAAAAAAACAATTACAAAGAGATTTAGATCCTAGTAGCCAAAGTATTATGGCAACCATACTGCAAAGTATACCCAAGGAAGCAAGTGTTACAAAAATAGAATATGAAGGACCAAGAATTGCTCTTTACACAAATACTCCACGGTATCTGATGGAAAACAATGATACAATATCCAATCTTGTAAATATAATTAAAAAACGAATTGTTGTTAGAACTGATGAATCAATAAGAAAACCTGAAGAAGAAGCTAGAAAAATCATTGCAGAATATGTTCCAAAAGAAGCAAATCTACAAGCAACTCTTTTTGATGCTACAACTGGTGAAGTATCAATTGAAGCAAAAAGACCTTGGCTATTACAAAGAAATGCAAAAGAATTCAATCATGTGGAAGTAACTGAGATAACAGGCTGGAGATTACGCATTAGAAAAGCAACAACCATACCATCACGTACAATTCAAACAATTAATGCAACTCTAAAACAATCTTCCTCTGAAAGGAGTAAACAGCTTAAACAAGTCGGTGATGAAATTTTTAGACCTCGGTTATCTCCAAGAACTGAAGTTTCGCTTTATACTCTTGGTGGATTTGGTCAAGTAGGACGATCTTCATTACTATTATCCACACCTGAAAGTAAGATCCTAATTGATTGTGGCATAAATCCTGGTGCAAGATCTCCTATGGATGCATTTCCTAGATTAGACTCGCTCAATATCACGCTAGATGAACTTGACGCAATAGTCATTGGGCATGCACATTTAGATCACACTGGATTTTTACCGACTTTATGCAAATATGGTTATAAAGGTCCAATTTATTGTACTGAACCAACACTTCCAATGATGAATCTTATTCAGTTAGATGCAATCAAAGTAGCATCTGCTCAAGGTAGAACCCCAATTTATGCTGAACGAGATGTAAAACAGATTATGAGACAAGCAATTACATTACCTTATGGAACAGTTACTGATATTTCACCTGATATTAAACTAGTTTTTGCAAATGCTGGTCATATACTAGGTTCTGCCTTGTGTCATTTTCATATTGGAAATGGAGTTCACAACTTTGTTTATTCAGGTGATATTAAATTTGGAAAGAGTATTTTGTTCGAAGCTGCTAGTTGGAATTTCCCAAGGGTTGAAACATTATTGATTGAAAGTACGTATGGTCTTAAAGAAGATATTCAACCAACTAGACAAGAAGTAGAATCTGCATTCATTAATGCTGTTAACAACACATTAGCAGATGGAGGAAAAGTTCTGATACCTATTCCCGCGGTTGGACGTGCACAAGAAATCATGATGGTAATTGATCATTATATGAAATCGGGTGAAATGATCGAAGCCCCTGTATTTACTGAAGGAATGATATCTGAAGCATCAGCAATACATGAATTCTATCCTGAATATCTTGCAAGAGAACTTAAACAAAAGATTCTAGAAACTGATGATAACCCATTTGATTCTGAATACTTTACAAATATTGAACATGGAGATGCTAGAGAAGAACCAATGAGAGATAACTCCCCATGTATTATCTTAGCAACATCTGGAATGTTAGAAGGTGGACCAGTTTTAGAATATTTCAAAAATATTGCACCTGATAAAAAAAATAAAGTACTGTTTGTTTCTTATCAAGTTAATGGAACTTTAGGAAGAAGAGTTCTTGACGGTTCTAAACAAGCAACCATGTTGGGAAAAGAGGGAAAAGTTGAAGTTGTCTCAATTAACTGTGGTGTGGAAAAACTAGATGGATTTAGTGGGCATAGTGATTATAATCAATTAATGTCATTTGTGCAAAGACTAAGACCAAAACTTCGTCGTGTGTTAGTTAATCATGGTGAACGTAAAAAATCAGAAAACCTTGCTATGAATATTAGAAGAATGTATAAAGTACCTGCACATTATCCGCAAGTCCAAGAAGCGATAAAATTATTTTAG
- a CDS encoding FKBP-type peptidyl-prolyl cis-trans isomerase — protein MTFNKGSLILIDYTATVKDSNEVFDTTIEENAKKYSIHEQNVKYQPKLVSIGEISYPVLKGLDEALAKTSVGDKLVVEVTPDKGFGERDAGKVRMIPVRKLGEDAEKVSVGDTIEVDNKRGIIRFIGSGRVQIDYNHRYAGKTIVFDVNVIQSLESPSDKIDSILKNRLPVEDTKISFDLKDKEVNIVIPEEILRADGLQIMKHFIQLDIFKFVPILEKIHFVETHINKKTQEKKSEPKEVPEPKEEVSKQKTA, from the coding sequence TTGACTTTCAATAAAGGCTCATTAATTCTAATTGATTATACTGCAACGGTAAAAGACAGTAACGAGGTTTTTGATACAACCATTGAAGAAAATGCAAAAAAATATTCTATTCATGAACAAAATGTCAAATATCAACCAAAACTAGTTTCTATTGGTGAAATATCTTATCCTGTTCTGAAAGGATTGGATGAAGCACTTGCAAAAACCTCAGTTGGGGATAAACTAGTTGTTGAAGTAACACCTGACAAAGGTTTTGGTGAAAGAGATGCTGGCAAAGTTAGAATGATACCTGTTAGGAAATTGGGAGAAGATGCAGAAAAAGTTTCAGTAGGTGATACTATTGAAGTTGATAATAAAAGAGGAATTATTCGTTTTATTGGTTCTGGTAGAGTTCAAATAGATTACAACCATCGATATGCAGGAAAAACAATTGTTTTTGATGTAAATGTTATACAATCACTTGAATCCCCAAGTGATAAAATTGACTCAATTCTTAAAAATAGACTTCCGGTAGAAGACACAAAAATTTCGTTTGATTTGAAGGATAAAGAAGTAAATATCGTAATACCTGAAGAAATTTTACGTGCTGATGGTTTACAAATTATGAAACATTTTATCCAGCTAGATATTTTTAAATTTGTTCCAATTTTGGAAAAGATACACTTTGTTGAGACACATATTAATAAAAAAACTCAAGAAAAGAAATCTGAACCAAAAGAAGTACCTGAACCAAAAGAAGAAGTATCTAAACAAAAAACTGCTTAA
- the psmB gene encoding archaeal proteasome endopeptidase complex subunit beta, whose translation MSNNVEEKILHGTTTVGIKAKDGVVLCADMRASAGYFIANNNTMKIQKIDLHAGLTLAGGVADAQNIVDILRYHSNLHRVEKQEPISIHSLARLCSLIFHQNRGYPFMADILVGGFDANGPALFNIDMFGSVEEKSYVTTGSGSPVAYGLLEEEYKKDLTIEEAKKIALRAVKAAIVRNIGTGDGINIAVMDKDGFRLLTDEQKKAVIEL comes from the coding sequence TTGTCAAATAACGTTGAAGAAAAAATTCTGCATGGGACCACCACTGTAGGTATCAAGGCTAAAGACGGTGTTGTATTATGTGCTGATATGAGAGCTAGTGCTGGCTATTTTATTGCAAATAATAACACAATGAAAATTCAGAAAATCGATTTACATGCAGGATTAACTTTGGCTGGAGGCGTTGCAGATGCACAAAACATTGTTGATATTTTACGTTATCATTCTAATCTTCATAGAGTGGAAAAACAGGAACCAATCTCAATCCACTCACTTGCAAGACTTTGCTCTTTAATATTCCATCAGAATAGAGGTTATCCATTTATGGCTGATATCTTAGTTGGTGGTTTTGATGCAAATGGGCCTGCATTATTTAACATTGACATGTTTGGTTCAGTTGAGGAGAAATCATATGTTACAACTGGTAGCGGTTCACCAGTAGCATATGGTTTGCTTGAAGAAGAATACAAAAAAGATCTAACAATTGAGGAAGCCAAGAAAATTGCTTTACGAGCTGTTAAAGCTGCAATAGTTAGAAATATTGGTACTGGAGATGGAATTAACATCGCAGTAATGGATAAAGATGGATTCCGTCTTTTAACCGATGAACAAAAAAAAGCAGTCATCGAACTTTAG
- a CDS encoding CopD family protein, whose protein sequence is MSAIEQAILTWIHLVSAAIWVGGSLFIGIVFSPLLKTLSNSVEERMQIMIRVGRRFNKIAVPSLIILMATGLYSSYALLSKPDLLVGTSYGTFLIIKIILVVALIVTYIIHVRVIRKDIEVKIMSNQMLAPEIQKLRKKIIILGEITVVLSVAILFFASLLDAGV, encoded by the coding sequence ATGAGTGCAATAGAACAAGCTATTCTTACTTGGATTCATCTTGTTTCTGCAGCAATATGGGTTGGAGGCTCCCTTTTCATTGGAATTGTATTCTCACCACTTCTAAAAACGTTGAGCAACTCTGTTGAAGAAAGAATGCAAATAATGATTCGTGTTGGAAGACGATTTAACAAAATTGCAGTTCCGTCATTAATTATTCTCATGGCAACTGGATTGTATAGCTCATATGCCCTTCTTAGTAAACCGGATTTGCTTGTTGGAACAAGTTATGGCACATTTCTAATAATTAAAATAATACTTGTCGTTGCACTGATTGTAACTTATATAATTCATGTACGAGTTATTCGTAAAGATATAGAAGTTAAAATCATGTCTAACCAAATGTTAGCACCTGAAATTCAAAAATTAAGGAAAAAAATAATAATTCTAGGAGAAATTACTGTAGTTTTGTCAGTTGCAATACTATTTTTTGCATCATTACTTGATGCTGGAGTCTGA
- a CDS encoding nicotinamide-nucleotide adenylyltransferase: MNGLLIGRFQPFHLGHLEALRFALSKVDKLWVGLGSSNKPIEKNNPFTAEERKEMILSSIDDSMKENISIFFIPDVDNHVKWIEKIDTIVPKFDIIFSNDELTKHLYSKRTTQVVSIPFLNRDKLSGTNIRDLIVSDQKWEDLVPEGTKNFLINTSAKEHLKNL, translated from the coding sequence ATGAATGGCTTATTGATAGGAAGATTCCAACCTTTTCATTTAGGTCATCTTGAAGCTTTACGTTTTGCATTATCAAAAGTTGATAAATTATGGGTAGGCTTGGGCAGTTCTAACAAACCCATAGAAAAAAATAATCCATTTACTGCTGAAGAGCGAAAAGAAATGATTCTATCCTCAATTGATGATTCAATGAAAGAGAACATTTCTATTTTTTTTATCCCTGATGTAGACAATCATGTAAAATGGATTGAGAAAATAGATACAATAGTTCCAAAATTTGATATAATTTTTTCTAATGATGAGTTAACAAAACATCTGTATTCTAAAAGAACAACTCAAGTTGTTTCTATTCCATTTTTGAACAGAGATAAATTATCTGGAACCAATATCCGAGATCTAATTGTTAGCGATCAAAAATGGGAGGATCTTGTTCCTGAAGGTACAAAGAATTTCTTGATAAATACTAGTGCTAAAGAGCATTTAAAAAATCTCTAA
- the rtcA gene encoding RNA 3'-terminal phosphate cyclase, with the protein MDFLKINGAYGEGGGQIIRSAIILSCITKQPIHLENIRENRKIPGIRPQHLTAIIILQKIANAKVIGAEIGSTELKFIPNNIESLELVEDVRTAGSISLILQVLIPVVAISQKKLNLIIKGGTDVLWSPTIDYTQHVLREAYSRMGIKFSLKLTKRGYYSRGGGEICLQVYPSHLKSISFTKRTTNNVKLICTFSKISEEKIKDQIEWIKRKLVDKNFIVEIKIKNQEAIDSGASLLIYSIDENSIIGVDTLFDKKMQRFDVEFGKFINSLAVDDNLADMLVVPASLGNEKTTFQVREITKHLETNLFVTSKITGCKYGVRKINGGFEIIIKGISDSSIK; encoded by the coding sequence GTGGATTTTCTAAAAATCAATGGAGCATATGGTGAGGGTGGTGGACAAATTATCCGCTCGGCTATTATACTTTCATGTATCACTAAACAACCAATTCATCTAGAAAATATTAGAGAAAATAGAAAAATTCCGGGAATAAGACCACAACATCTTACTGCAATAATAATTCTTCAAAAGATAGCAAACGCTAAAGTTATCGGAGCAGAGATTGGATCTACAGAATTAAAATTTATTCCAAATAATATTGAAAGTTTAGAATTAGTTGAAGATGTAAGAACAGCTGGAAGTATTTCATTAATTTTACAAGTTTTGATTCCTGTTGTTGCTATTTCTCAAAAAAAACTTAATTTAATAATTAAAGGTGGAACAGATGTTCTTTGGAGTCCTACAATTGATTATACTCAACATGTTCTAAGAGAAGCATATTCTAGAATGGGAATAAAATTTTCACTTAAATTAACTAAACGTGGATATTATTCAAGAGGAGGAGGAGAAATTTGTTTACAAGTATATCCTTCACATTTAAAATCAATATCATTTACAAAAAGAACAACTAATAATGTAAAATTGATTTGTACATTTTCAAAAATATCAGAAGAGAAGATTAAGGATCAAATTGAATGGATTAAAAGAAAATTAGTTGATAAGAATTTTATTGTTGAGATTAAAATAAAAAATCAAGAAGCAATTGATTCAGGGGCATCGTTGCTGATTTATAGTATTGATGAAAATTCAATTATAGGAGTTGATACGTTATTTGATAAAAAAATGCAAAGATTTGATGTAGAATTTGGTAAATTTATAAATTCTTTGGCAGTAGACGATAATTTAGCAGACATGTTGGTTGTTCCCGCAAGTTTAGGAAATGAAAAAACAACATTTCAAGTTAGAGAAATTACAAAACATTTGGAAACAAATTTGTTTGTAACATCAAAAATTACAGGTTGTAAATATGGAGTTAGGAAGATAAACGGAGGATTTGAGATAATTATTAAAGGAATTTCAGACTCCAGCATCAAGTAA